The genomic region ACCACCTTGGCTTGCCACGCAAGGCCAGCCGTTACGCGCAAGCCGATGCAGGTGCTGCACCGGCGCCAGCTCGAAAGGTGGCGTGATGGGAGCGGCGTTGCCCATCCCATTGAAGCAGGACGTGGAACGCGTGGAAGCAGGCATTGCCGCCTTCATCCACGAGTTCAAGGCATTGCGCCGCGACCTGCATCAGCACCCCGAGCTGTCGTTCCAGGAGCACCGGACCTCGGCCATTGTGGCCGAGCGCCTGGCGCACTGGGGCTATTCCGTCACCACAGGCATTGCGGGCACCGGGGTTGTGGGCACGCTGCGCAAAGGGCAGGGCAGCAAGGCCCTGGGCATCCGTGCCGACATGGACGCACTGCCCATCACCGAGGCTACGGGCCTGCCCTATGCCAGCCGCAACACCGGAGTGATGCACGCCTGCGGGCACGACGGGCACACCACGGTGCTGCTGGCGGCGGCGCGTTTCCTCGCGGAGTCGGGCCGCTTTGACGGCACGTTGAACCTGATCTTCCAGCCCGCCGAGGAGCATGGCGGCGGTGCCAACCGCATGATCGGCGAGGGCCTGTTCGAGCGCTTTCCGTGCGATGCCGTGTTCGGTCTGCACAACTGGCCCTGTGTGGGCGAAGGGCACTTTGGCTGCGTGACTGGCCCGGCCATGGCCTCGGTGGACCAGATCACCATCACCGTACGCGGCAAGGGCGGCCACGGCGCCGCACCGCACGACACGGTGGACCCGGTGGTGGCCAGCGCCCACATCATCACCGCGCTGCAGACGGTGGTGTCGCGCAACGTGGACCCGCTGGACATGGGCGTGGTCACGGTGGGCTCCATCCACGGTGGCAATGCGCCCAATGTGGTGCCCGAGAGCGTGGAACTCAAGCTCACCGCACGTGCCTTCAAGCCGGAGGTGCGCGAAATTCTCAAGCAGCGCATTCCCGCCATTGCCCGAGCCCAGGCCGAGAGCTTTGGCGCGACGGCCGAGGTGCTGTACCTGCCGGGCTACCCCGCCGTGCTGAACCACGAAGTAGAGACGGAACTGGCGCGCAGTGTGGCCCGGGACACCTTCGGAGATGCACGCGTCGATGCAGGTTTTCGCCCGCGCACAGCCAGCGAGGACTTCGCATTCATGCTGCTCAAACGACCTGGCAGCTATGTGTTCGTGGGCAATGGCGATGGTGCATCACTGCACAGCCCTTACTACGACTTCAACGACGCCATCCTCGCGCCCTCGGCCACCTACTGGGTGCGTCTGGCCGAGCGGTTTCTTGCCTGACGGGAGCCCACCATGAGCGACAGATTCATCTACACCACGCCA from Acidovorax sp. DW039 harbors:
- a CDS encoding M20 aminoacylase family protein; this encodes MGAALPIPLKQDVERVEAGIAAFIHEFKALRRDLHQHPELSFQEHRTSAIVAERLAHWGYSVTTGIAGTGVVGTLRKGQGSKALGIRADMDALPITEATGLPYASRNTGVMHACGHDGHTTVLLAAARFLAESGRFDGTLNLIFQPAEEHGGGANRMIGEGLFERFPCDAVFGLHNWPCVGEGHFGCVTGPAMASVDQITITVRGKGGHGAAPHDTVDPVVASAHIITALQTVVSRNVDPLDMGVVTVGSIHGGNAPNVVPESVELKLTARAFKPEVREILKQRIPAIARAQAESFGATAEVLYLPGYPAVLNHEVETELARSVARDTFGDARVDAGFRPRTASEDFAFMLLKRPGSYVFVGNGDGASLHSPYYDFNDAILAPSATYWVRLAERFLA